One Ranitomeya imitator isolate aRanImi1 chromosome 1, aRanImi1.pri, whole genome shotgun sequence DNA window includes the following coding sequences:
- the CCDC110 gene encoding coiled-coil domain-containing protein 110 isoform X2: MSQDKLSPLHGIRDNTHIPFSIADKMSDPKKYGRSYTSCANKECDETQRTATHKSPELPFMASKKHLASEMPSVPSSYTALPVKADKRPRSSLPYISHHIPKSKDSLVSFEGEDHEQFNNQMLSISELKGKPSHAKEMEFRPLQITDLSLQLNDSTMSVTSDSRLTDHSVDLPKAEVHYVHQSKALLHTREKRIVEKSMDSSTCSTTNADNLSHVISITESQEQAGSEEKGKINTLKNENCNLQKQLKNVDDGNVAKGDDFVFRIQELESYLTESDQFHMQEQRLKSKTEGVQMALKHLQNNEEFLKDENFRYREQIISLKTEKNFLQLQLSRAELDGEEYVHEINTITEKCEELLNQRKLFQDERNLLSVEKQFLAKDIEHLHRENKRNAEQLALITAEKDKLASMVNSMKTMVFTYTKEKQELQSRLKEVLVENTNLRRKISTHRTEQQKMDDSKEGWRNEETIDRHK; this comes from the exons GATAAATTATCTCCTCTGCACGGCATTAGAGACAATACGCATATTCCGTTCTCTATCGCAGATAAGATGAGTGATCCAAAGAAATATGGCAGGTCATATACTTCTTGTGCCAATAAGGAATGTGATGAGACACAGCGTACCGCCACACATAAGTCGCCTGAACTCCCATTCATGGCAAGTAAAAAACATCTTGCTTCAGAAATGCCGTCGGTGCCTTCATCATATACAGCTTTACCAGTAAAAGCTGATAAACGACCCAGGAGTAGCCTACCTTACATCAGCCATCATATTCCTAAATCCAAAGACTCTTTGGTTTCCTTTGAAGGGGAGGATCATGAGCAATTTAACAATCAGATGTTATCTATTAGTGAACTGAAAGGAAAACCCTCTCATGCTAAAGAGATGGAATTTAGACCATTACAAATTACTGACCTTTCTTTACAACTAAATGACAGCACTATGTCAGTTACAAGTGACAGTCGGCTCACAGACCATTCTGTAGATTTACCAAAGGCAGAAGTGCATTATGTACATCAAAGTAAAGCCTTGCTTCATACAAGAGAGAAGAGAATTGTGGAAAAGTCCATGGATAGTTCAACTTGTTCTACCACTAACGCTGATAATCTCAGTCATGTCATCTCAATTACCGAAAGTCAAGAACAAGCTGGAAGTgaagaaaaaggaaaaataaatactTTGAAAAATGAAAACTGCAATCTTCAAAAGCAGTTAAAGAATGTAGACGATGGGAATGTAGCCAAAGGTGATGACTTCGTATTTAGGATTCAGGAACTAGAAAGTTACCTAACTGAATCAGATCAATTTCATATGCAGGAGCAGCGGCTCAAGAGTAAAACTGAAGGCGTCCAGATGGCGCTAAAACATCTACAAAATAATGAGGAGTTCTTAAAGGATGAAAATTTCCGCTATAGAGAACAAATCATCAGCTTAAAGACAGAGAAAAACTTCCTTCAGCTACAGCTATCCAGAGCAGAACTGGATGGAGAAGAATACGTCCATGAGATAAACACTATAACGGAGAAATGTGAGGAGCTTCTTAACCAAAGGAAACTTTTTCAGGATGAGAGGAACCTTTTATCTGTTGAAAAACAGTTTTTAGCTAAAGACATTGAGCATTTACACAGGGAGAATAAAAGAAATGCCGAACAACTGGCATTAATAACTGCTGAGAAAGACAAACTTGCCAGTATGGTAAATTCCATGAAGACAATGGTATTCACATACACCAAGGAGAAACAAGAGCTACAATCCAGATTAAAGGAAGTGCTGGTGGAAAACACAAACCTAAGAAGAAAAATAAGTACCCACAGAACTGAGCAg CAAAAAATGGATGACTCAAAAGAAGGTTGGCGTAATGAAGAAACAATCGACAGACATAAGTGA
- the CCDC110 gene encoding coiled-coil domain-containing protein 110 isoform X1: MSQVYSEINDSLNQSIKEMESSQSASAQLQMTSTPKCKATDKLSPLHGIRDNTHIPFSIADKMSDPKKYGRSYTSCANKECDETQRTATHKSPELPFMASKKHLASEMPSVPSSYTALPVKADKRPRSSLPYISHHIPKSKDSLVSFEGEDHEQFNNQMLSISELKGKPSHAKEMEFRPLQITDLSLQLNDSTMSVTSDSRLTDHSVDLPKAEVHYVHQSKALLHTREKRIVEKSMDSSTCSTTNADNLSHVISITESQEQAGSEEKGKINTLKNENCNLQKQLKNVDDGNVAKGDDFVFRIQELESYLTESDQFHMQEQRLKSKTEGVQMALKHLQNNEEFLKDENFRYREQIISLKTEKNFLQLQLSRAELDGEEYVHEINTITEKCEELLNQRKLFQDERNLLSVEKQFLAKDIEHLHRENKRNAEQLALITAEKDKLASMVNSMKTMVFTYTKEKQELQSRLKEVLVENTNLRRKISTHRTEQQKMDDSKEGWRNEETIDRHK; this comes from the exons GATAAATTATCTCCTCTGCACGGCATTAGAGACAATACGCATATTCCGTTCTCTATCGCAGATAAGATGAGTGATCCAAAGAAATATGGCAGGTCATATACTTCTTGTGCCAATAAGGAATGTGATGAGACACAGCGTACCGCCACACATAAGTCGCCTGAACTCCCATTCATGGCAAGTAAAAAACATCTTGCTTCAGAAATGCCGTCGGTGCCTTCATCATATACAGCTTTACCAGTAAAAGCTGATAAACGACCCAGGAGTAGCCTACCTTACATCAGCCATCATATTCCTAAATCCAAAGACTCTTTGGTTTCCTTTGAAGGGGAGGATCATGAGCAATTTAACAATCAGATGTTATCTATTAGTGAACTGAAAGGAAAACCCTCTCATGCTAAAGAGATGGAATTTAGACCATTACAAATTACTGACCTTTCTTTACAACTAAATGACAGCACTATGTCAGTTACAAGTGACAGTCGGCTCACAGACCATTCTGTAGATTTACCAAAGGCAGAAGTGCATTATGTACATCAAAGTAAAGCCTTGCTTCATACAAGAGAGAAGAGAATTGTGGAAAAGTCCATGGATAGTTCAACTTGTTCTACCACTAACGCTGATAATCTCAGTCATGTCATCTCAATTACCGAAAGTCAAGAACAAGCTGGAAGTgaagaaaaaggaaaaataaatactTTGAAAAATGAAAACTGCAATCTTCAAAAGCAGTTAAAGAATGTAGACGATGGGAATGTAGCCAAAGGTGATGACTTCGTATTTAGGATTCAGGAACTAGAAAGTTACCTAACTGAATCAGATCAATTTCATATGCAGGAGCAGCGGCTCAAGAGTAAAACTGAAGGCGTCCAGATGGCGCTAAAACATCTACAAAATAATGAGGAGTTCTTAAAGGATGAAAATTTCCGCTATAGAGAACAAATCATCAGCTTAAAGACAGAGAAAAACTTCCTTCAGCTACAGCTATCCAGAGCAGAACTGGATGGAGAAGAATACGTCCATGAGATAAACACTATAACGGAGAAATGTGAGGAGCTTCTTAACCAAAGGAAACTTTTTCAGGATGAGAGGAACCTTTTATCTGTTGAAAAACAGTTTTTAGCTAAAGACATTGAGCATTTACACAGGGAGAATAAAAGAAATGCCGAACAACTGGCATTAATAACTGCTGAGAAAGACAAACTTGCCAGTATGGTAAATTCCATGAAGACAATGGTATTCACATACACCAAGGAGAAACAAGAGCTACAATCCAGATTAAAGGAAGTGCTGGTGGAAAACACAAACCTAAGAAGAAAAATAAGTACCCACAGAACTGAGCAg CAAAAAATGGATGACTCAAAAGAAGGTTGGCGTAATGAAGAAACAATCGACAGACATAAGTGA